In a single window of the Bradyrhizobium sp. ORS 285 genome:
- a CDS encoding LemA family protein, producing the protein MRRLLTVLAALMTLSLTNCGYNAIQTNDEQVKAAWSEVVNQYQRRADLVPNLVNSVKGFAQQEKDVLLGVTNARAKVGSVQATPDVVNDPAALQKFQAAQSELTGALSRLLVVTENYPQLKSDALFRDLMSQLEGTENRITVARNRYIKSVQEYNVGIRTFPNNLTAMMFGYKEKANFTVENEREISVAPKVDFNAPSPAPAK; encoded by the coding sequence ATGCGGAGATTGCTGACCGTGCTGGCGGCGCTCATGACCTTGAGCCTGACCAATTGCGGCTACAACGCCATCCAGACCAATGACGAGCAGGTCAAGGCGGCCTGGTCCGAGGTGGTCAACCAGTATCAGCGCCGCGCCGATCTCGTGCCCAACCTCGTCAACAGCGTGAAGGGCTTTGCGCAGCAGGAGAAGGACGTGCTGCTCGGCGTCACCAATGCCCGCGCCAAGGTTGGTAGCGTCCAGGCAACGCCCGATGTGGTCAACGATCCCGCGGCCTTGCAGAAGTTCCAGGCGGCGCAGAGCGAGCTGACCGGCGCGCTGTCGCGACTCCTGGTGGTCACCGAGAACTATCCGCAGCTGAAATCGGATGCGCTGTTCCGCGATTTGATGTCCCAGCTCGAAGGCACCGAGAACCGCATTACGGTCGCGCGCAACCGCTACATCAAGTCGGTGCAGGAGTATAACGTCGGCATCCGCACCTTCCCCAACAACCTGACGGCCATGATGTTCGGCTACAAGGAGAAGGCCAACTTTACCGTCGAGAACGAGCGCGAGATCTCGGTCGCCCCCAAGGTCGACTTCAACGCGCCTTCGCCTGCGCCCGCCAAGTAG
- a CDS encoding YcjF family protein encodes MSDRAKPRRPQTFRLDDPDVVVVDADETGRPGRGTIQITPEADPAQLPVPLEVVLPARRGFRWGALFWGSVGGLVLLGLGLGVTRLIEDLFARSEALGYVGAGFAAAAAVALAAVIGRETYGLVRLATIEKLHARAAAVLLSDDRAESRDVVAELLRIAHANPRLARPRAELAGHADDIIDGADMIKLAERELMAPLDIEARRLVSVAAQRVSVVTAVSPRALIDVLFVFVASLRMIRQLAMLYGGRPGALGMISLLRHVVAHLAITGGMAASDSLIQQVLGHGIAAKLSQRLGEGVLNGLLTARLGLAAIDVTRPMPFAALPRPALADLAKDLLRKQEDEDK; translated from the coding sequence ATGAGCGATCGCGCCAAGCCCCGTCGTCCCCAGACCTTCCGGCTCGACGATCCCGATGTCGTCGTGGTCGATGCGGACGAGACCGGCCGTCCCGGCCGCGGCACCATTCAAATCACGCCGGAGGCCGATCCCGCGCAATTGCCGGTGCCGCTCGAAGTCGTGCTACCGGCGCGGCGCGGCTTCCGCTGGGGCGCGCTGTTCTGGGGCTCGGTCGGCGGTCTCGTGCTGCTCGGGCTCGGTTTGGGGGTCACCCGCCTGATCGAGGATCTGTTCGCGCGCAGCGAGGCGCTCGGCTATGTCGGCGCGGGTTTTGCCGCGGCCGCCGCGGTCGCGCTGGCCGCCGTGATCGGCCGCGAGACCTACGGGCTGGTGCGGCTGGCCACGATCGAAAAGCTGCACGCTCGCGCAGCCGCAGTGCTGCTGTCCGACGATCGCGCCGAGAGCCGCGACGTCGTCGCCGAGCTGTTGCGGATCGCCCATGCCAATCCGAGGCTCGCACGTCCGCGCGCGGAGCTCGCCGGCCATGCCGACGACATCATCGATGGCGCCGACATGATCAAGCTTGCCGAGCGCGAGCTGATGGCGCCGCTCGACATCGAGGCGCGGCGGCTGGTGTCCGTCGCGGCGCAGCGCGTCTCCGTCGTCACCGCCGTCAGCCCGCGCGCGCTCATCGATGTGCTGTTCGTGTTCGTCGCCTCACTGCGGATGATCCGCCAGCTGGCCATGCTCTACGGCGGACGGCCCGGCGCGCTTGGCATGATCAGCCTGCTGCGCCATGTCGTGGCCCATCTCGCCATCACCGGCGGCATGGCCGCGAGCGACAGCCTGATCCAGCAGGTGCTGGGCCACGGCATCGCCGCCAAGCTGTCCCAGCGGCTCGGTGAAGGCGTCCTCAACGGCCTGCTCACGGCGCGGCTTGGACTTGCGGCCATCGACGTCACGCGGCCGATGCCGTTCGCGGCGCTGCCGCGGCCGGCGCTCGCCGATCTCGCCAAGGATCTGCTCCGCAAGCAGGAGGACGAGGACAAATGA
- a CDS encoding TPM domain-containing protein: MSIRRIGRHLLHHHWQLKRIFTPEVLARIEQAIKAGERTHAGQVRFVVEGALDGRPLWRNQPPRERALDMFSQLRIWDTAHNNGVLIYLLLADRDVEIIADRGIHDRVGAEGWETICRAMEAEFRAGRFEQGVTQGIAAVSRELAKHYPPHAGETNELPDTPVVM; this comes from the coding sequence ATGAGCATCAGACGGATCGGCCGGCATCTCCTGCATCATCACTGGCAGCTGAAGCGCATCTTCACGCCGGAGGTGCTGGCGCGCATCGAGCAGGCCATCAAGGCGGGCGAACGCACGCATGCGGGACAGGTGCGCTTCGTCGTCGAAGGCGCCCTCGACGGCCGCCCGCTGTGGCGCAACCAGCCGCCGCGCGAGCGCGCGCTCGACATGTTCTCGCAGCTGCGCATCTGGGACACCGCCCACAACAATGGCGTCCTGATCTACCTGCTGCTCGCCGACCGCGACGTCGAGATCATCGCCGACCGCGGCATCCACGACCGCGTCGGCGCAGAAGGGTGGGAGACGATCTGCCGGGCGATGGAGGCCGAGTTCCGCGCGGGGCGCTTCGAGCAGGGCGTGACCCAGGGCATTGCCGCGGTGTCACGCGAGCTCGCCAAGCATTATCCCCCGCACGCCGGCGAGACGAACGAGCTGCCGGACACGCCGGTGGTGATGTAG
- a CDS encoding CaiB/BaiF CoA-transferase family protein, with protein sequence MDDKGIFHGLKVLDCASFIAAPAAATVLSDFGADVIKIEPPGAGDPYRNLPNLPGYPRSEHNYAWYLEARNKRSLALDLSKPEAQSVLQRLVREADVFITNFPPSVRAKLGLTYEKLAPLNERLIYASFTGYGEKGEEADKPGFDSNAYWARSGLMDLVRADESTTPARSVAGMGDHPCAMAFYGAIVTALYQREKTGKGSHVASNLMANGVWAASVLAQAKLCGATFVERRPRERALNAVANHYQCRDGRWIMLSLLNEEKQWPILARCFGRDDLVDDPRFKTKADRHARSVELIQEFDAVFATKPLAEWRKILDGSGLVFGVVGILDDIPNDKQMIENEVLVPFENDTMLTVNSPIFIDGQRKVAPRKPPGIGQHSDEILRGAGFDDEAIQTLRARGAVA encoded by the coding sequence ATGGACGACAAGGGCATTTTCCATGGCCTGAAGGTGCTGGACTGCGCGAGCTTCATCGCCGCCCCCGCCGCCGCCACCGTTCTTTCCGATTTCGGCGCCGACGTCATCAAGATCGAACCCCCCGGCGCCGGCGACCCCTATCGCAACCTGCCGAATTTGCCGGGCTATCCGCGCAGCGAGCATAACTACGCATGGTATCTCGAAGCCCGCAACAAGCGCAGCCTCGCGCTCGACCTGTCGAAGCCGGAAGCGCAAAGCGTGCTGCAACGGCTTGTCCGTGAGGCCGACGTCTTCATCACCAACTTCCCTCCTTCCGTCCGCGCCAAACTCGGCCTCACCTACGAAAAGCTCGCGCCGCTCAATGAGCGGCTGATCTATGCGTCGTTCACGGGATATGGCGAGAAGGGCGAGGAAGCCGACAAGCCGGGCTTTGACAGCAACGCCTATTGGGCTCGATCCGGGCTGATGGATCTCGTCCGCGCCGACGAGAGCACGACGCCGGCGCGCTCGGTCGCCGGCATGGGCGACCACCCTTGCGCGATGGCCTTTTATGGCGCGATCGTCACGGCGCTTTATCAGCGCGAGAAGACCGGCAAGGGCAGCCACGTCGCCTCCAACCTGATGGCGAACGGGGTGTGGGCGGCGTCGGTGCTGGCGCAGGCCAAATTGTGCGGCGCCACCTTCGTCGAGCGGCGGCCGCGCGAGCGGGCGCTGAACGCGGTGGCCAACCACTACCAATGCCGGGATGGCCGCTGGATCATGCTGTCGCTGCTCAACGAGGAGAAGCAGTGGCCGATCCTGGCCCGCTGTTTCGGCCGCGACGACCTCGTCGATGATCCGCGCTTCAAGACCAAGGCCGACCGCCACGCCCGCTCGGTGGAGTTGATCCAGGAGTTCGACGCGGTGTTCGCGACAAAGCCGCTGGCCGAGTGGCGCAAGATCCTCGACGGCAGCGGGCTGGTGTTCGGCGTGGTCGGCATTCTCGACGATATTCCGAACGACAAGCAGATGATCGAGAACGAGGTGCTGGTGCCGTTCGAGAACGACACCATGCTGACCGTCAACAGCCCGATCTTCATCGACGGCCAGCGCAAGGTCGCCCCGCGCAAACCACCGGGCATAGGCCAGCACAGCGACGAGATCCTGCGCGGTGCCGGCTTCGACGACGAGGCCATCCAGACCTTGCGCGCACGGGGCGCGGTGGCCTGA
- a CDS encoding adenylate/guanylate cyclase domain-containing protein, whose amino-acid sequence MTRSISHRLQTTLRGIGVRQLRLICGLILFTYLLSHFLNHALGNISLQALAGGLAYHLAFWQFLPVAVLFYAAVVTHGGLGVWALYQRRQFSRSTMEPLQLVLGLSIPVLIFNHLAGVRLGQTLYGHEKLYPQVLYSYWAGPSWRLWLMSTALLTSWTHGCIGLHFWLRLKPFYKRAAPWLLACAVLIPTLALLGFYRGGRDVIAVSTTAQWRAENLSQKQMGTPAEGAKLETIMNGFLIGYLGLIGIVLAARGVRALHERRGGMVTLSYNNGRVIRVPKGLSVLEASQRNNVPHASMCGGRARCSTCRIRVIGDSSHLPAPSPREAFVLAQVGADDPSIRLACQLRPTDDLSFFQLFMPNLTPGGHGSPGTGIGQERYLVSLFVDMRGSTSLAEKRLPFDVVFIVNRFLAAVSAAVLSNGGQPNQFVGDGMLALFGLSTDPQVACRQAIRAAGDIAANIAELNQLLSHDLHEPIRFGIGIHGGEVIVGEIGYRDHMVFTALGDAVNVASRLQDMTKTLGCQVIISDDVYARAGMGPDILPQQEVEIRGRAEPMRVRTAAEPTDLVAGGSAVA is encoded by the coding sequence ATGACCCGCTCGATTTCCCACCGTCTGCAAACCACCCTACGCGGCATCGGCGTGCGCCAGCTGCGCCTGATCTGCGGCCTCATTCTCTTCACTTATCTGCTCAGCCATTTTCTCAACCACGCCCTCGGCAACATCTCCCTGCAGGCGCTCGCCGGAGGCTTGGCCTACCATCTGGCGTTCTGGCAGTTTCTCCCCGTGGCCGTGCTGTTCTATGCCGCCGTTGTCACCCATGGCGGCCTCGGCGTGTGGGCGCTGTACCAGCGCCGGCAATTCAGCCGCAGCACGATGGAGCCGCTGCAGCTCGTGCTGGGCCTGAGCATTCCAGTGCTGATCTTCAACCACCTCGCCGGCGTCCGTCTCGGTCAGACGCTCTACGGGCATGAGAAGCTCTATCCGCAGGTTCTCTACTCCTATTGGGCCGGCCCGTCCTGGCGCCTCTGGCTGATGTCGACGGCACTGCTGACGTCATGGACGCATGGCTGCATCGGCCTGCATTTCTGGCTGCGGCTGAAGCCGTTCTACAAGCGGGCCGCACCGTGGCTGCTCGCTTGCGCGGTGCTGATTCCGACGCTGGCCCTGCTCGGCTTCTATCGCGGCGGCCGTGACGTCATCGCCGTGAGCACGACCGCGCAATGGCGCGCCGAGAACCTGTCTCAGAAGCAGATGGGAACACCTGCGGAGGGGGCGAAGCTCGAGACCATCATGAACGGTTTCCTGATCGGCTATCTCGGCCTGATCGGGATCGTGCTCGCCGCTCGCGGAGTCCGCGCGTTGCACGAGCGACGCGGCGGGATGGTGACGCTGTCCTACAACAACGGCCGCGTCATCCGGGTGCCCAAGGGCCTCTCGGTGCTGGAGGCCAGCCAGCGCAACAACGTGCCGCATGCGAGCATGTGCGGAGGTCGCGCGCGCTGCTCGACCTGCCGCATCCGGGTGATCGGCGATTCCAGCCACCTGCCCGCGCCATCGCCGCGTGAGGCGTTCGTGCTGGCGCAGGTCGGCGCCGACGATCCCTCGATCCGGCTGGCCTGTCAGTTGCGTCCAACCGACGATCTGTCGTTCTTTCAGTTGTTCATGCCGAACCTGACGCCTGGCGGGCATGGCAGTCCAGGCACCGGGATCGGGCAGGAGCGCTATCTCGTCAGCCTGTTCGTCGACATGCGCGGATCGACCAGCCTTGCCGAGAAGCGGCTGCCGTTCGACGTCGTGTTCATCGTCAATCGCTTCCTTGCGGCGGTCTCGGCAGCCGTGCTCAGCAACGGCGGGCAGCCCAATCAGTTCGTCGGCGACGGCATGCTCGCGCTGTTCGGATTGTCGACGGATCCGCAGGTGGCCTGCCGCCAGGCGATCCGGGCCGCAGGTGACATCGCAGCCAACATCGCCGAGCTCAATCAGCTCCTGAGCCACGATCTACATGAGCCGATCCGCTTCGGCATCGGCATTCACGGTGGCGAGGTCATCGTTGGCGAGATCGGCTATCGCGACCACATGGTGTTCACGGCGCTCGGTGATGCCGTCAACGTCGCCTCGCGGCTGCAGGACATGACGAAGACCCTCGGCTGTCAGGTCATCATCTCCGACGACGTCTACGCGCGGGCGGGGATGGGTCCGGATATCCTGCCGCAGCAGGAGGTCGAGATCCGCGGCCGCGCCGAGCCGATGCGGGTCCGCACCGCTGCGGAGCCCACCGATCTCGTAGCAGGCGGAAGTGCTGTCGCATGA
- a CDS encoding cold-shock protein, with translation MAKGTVKWFNPTKGYGFIQPAAGGKDIFVHISAVQKAGLTTLNEGQTIEYEEIANRGRSSAENLKV, from the coding sequence ATGGCTAAAGGTACGGTCAAGTGGTTCAACCCGACCAAGGGCTATGGCTTCATCCAGCCAGCGGCCGGGGGCAAGGACATCTTCGTTCATATCTCCGCTGTGCAGAAGGCTGGACTGACGACCCTCAACGAGGGCCAGACGATCGAATACGAGGAGATCGCCAACCGCGGCAGGAGCTCGGCAGAGAATTTGAAGGTATAG
- a CDS encoding YafY family protein, translating to MRASRMLSILTTLQARGQVTAPELAEACEVSVRTIYRDIDALSAAGIPVYAERGAEGGFRLLDGYRVRLNGLSPAETDALFMAGLPGPAAALGLDDAMSAAQTKLVAALPQNLRANAGRMQARFHLDAPGWFGESEEPPHLRAIADALLREVMVDIRYQTWRAEKRRRVAPLGLVLKGGSWYLAAGVERNVRTYRVARILDCTVTDESFARPGDFDLASYWRAATERLEAEMHPNAATVRLSPLGVKLLEVWSQPYVRARTRLADEVDADGWRIATIPTGTTLWHAAGELLRFGPEAEVLDPPELRAKMAELAKAMAERYCAAETKV from the coding sequence ATGCGTGCGAGCCGGATGCTCTCCATCCTCACGACGTTGCAGGCCAGGGGTCAGGTCACGGCCCCCGAGCTTGCGGAGGCGTGCGAGGTTTCGGTGCGCACGATCTATCGCGACATCGACGCGCTCTCGGCCGCGGGCATCCCCGTTTATGCCGAGCGCGGCGCCGAGGGCGGCTTCCGCCTGCTCGACGGCTATCGCGTGCGGCTGAACGGGCTGTCGCCGGCCGAGACTGATGCACTGTTCATGGCCGGCCTGCCCGGCCCCGCCGCGGCGCTCGGCCTCGACGATGCGATGAGCGCGGCGCAGACCAAGCTGGTGGCGGCGCTGCCGCAGAACCTGCGCGCCAACGCGGGGCGGATGCAGGCGCGCTTCCACCTCGACGCGCCCGGCTGGTTCGGCGAATCCGAGGAGCCGCCGCATCTGCGCGCCATTGCGGACGCGCTGCTGCGCGAGGTCATGGTGGACATCCGCTATCAGACCTGGCGCGCCGAGAAGCGCCGCCGCGTCGCGCCGCTCGGTCTCGTGCTCAAGGGCGGCAGCTGGTATCTCGCCGCCGGGGTCGAGCGCAATGTGCGGACGTATCGAGTGGCGCGCATTCTCGACTGCACCGTGACGGACGAGAGCTTCGCGCGGCCAGGCGATTTCGATCTCGCCAGCTACTGGCGCGCCGCGACCGAGCGTCTCGAAGCGGAGATGCATCCGAACGCGGCGACGGTGCGGCTCTCACCGCTCGGCGTGAAGCTGCTGGAGGTGTGGAGCCAGCCTTACGTTCGCGCCCGCACGCGCCTCGCGGACGAGGTCGATGCCGATGGCTGGCGTATCGCGACCATCCCGACCGGGACGACGCTCTGGCACGCCGCCGGCGAGCTGCTGCGCTTCGGCCCGGAGGCCGAGGTGCTCGACCCACCGGAGCTGCGCGCGAAGATGGCCGAGCTGGCGAAGGCGATGGCTGAACGCTACTGCGCAGCTGAGACGAAGGTGTGA
- a CDS encoding YgcG family protein → MRARSAVKAMLAMLFVCLATWVWADVAVPQLTGRVVDQTGTLSSSDIGSLTQKLKDLETRKGSQVAVLIVPTTQPETIEQFSIRVAEAWKIGRKKVDDGALLVIAKGDRKLRIEVGYGLEGSLTDVTARRIIDEVITPKFRQGDFAGGIDAGVDRIIGVINGEPLPVPQPQASHGDVDFDSITSFAPVALFGALVIGGILRTLLGRLIGSLATGGAMGAIAWLMVGSAGLAALSAIAGFIIAFIADSFASMSGPGSGRRGGWSTGSSSSGWSSGSSSSDSGSFSGGGGSFGGGGASGSW, encoded by the coding sequence GTGCGCGCGCGCTCGGCGGTCAAGGCGATGCTTGCGATGCTCTTCGTCTGCCTCGCCACGTGGGTGTGGGCCGACGTCGCGGTGCCGCAGCTCACCGGCCGCGTGGTCGACCAGACCGGGACGCTGTCGTCGTCGGATATCGGCAGCCTGACGCAGAAGCTGAAAGACCTGGAGACGCGCAAGGGCAGCCAGGTCGCGGTGCTGATCGTGCCGACGACCCAGCCGGAGACGATCGAGCAGTTCTCGATCCGCGTCGCCGAGGCCTGGAAGATCGGCCGCAAGAAGGTCGACGACGGCGCGCTGCTGGTGATCGCGAAGGGTGACCGCAAGCTGCGCATCGAGGTCGGCTATGGCCTTGAGGGCAGCCTGACCGACGTCACCGCGCGCCGCATCATCGACGAGGTCATCACGCCAAAGTTCCGCCAAGGTGATTTCGCCGGTGGCATCGATGCCGGTGTCGATCGTATCATCGGCGTGATCAATGGCGAGCCGCTGCCGGTGCCGCAGCCGCAGGCCTCGCACGGCGACGTCGATTTCGATTCCATTACCTCGTTCGCGCCGGTGGCGCTGTTCGGTGCGCTGGTGATCGGCGGCATCCTGCGCACGCTGCTCGGCCGCCTGATCGGCTCGCTGGCCACCGGCGGCGCCATGGGCGCGATCGCCTGGCTGATGGTCGGATCGGCCGGGTTGGCTGCCTTGTCGGCGATCGCCGGCTTCATCATCGCCTTCATCGCCGACAGTTTTGCCTCGATGTCCGGACCGGGCAGCGGCCGGCGTGGCGGCTGGTCGACCGGCTCGTCGTCATCGGGTTGGAGCAGCGGCAGCAGTTCGAGCGACAGCGGCAGCTTCTCCGGCGGCGGCGGCAGTTTTGGCGGCGGCGGCGCCTCGGGCAGCTGGTGA
- a CDS encoding glycosyltransferase family 39 protein, translated as MTVVRIVYAGMLDLRTDEAYYWTWSKELQLCFLDHPPMIAWFIRLGTTLFGDTNLGVRFAGIVAMGATQVLLGDIVRRVTHNTGAVILAVMLPEAALYYGLLMAKVAPDIAAIPFALAMIWALVLMAESDDGRWWLAAGLFGGLALLSKFTVVMLLPAVAAFLLVPAWRTRWLLSPYPWCGALIALIVFSPALIWNAQHDWASFRFQFVRATAPHDFSWATLGDYIGLQLGQVGFVLFPVTLTALTLTAWRGYRSREPVAILLSTAVLLPFLYFLRKSLTLRIGDTWPMFMWPIGFAAVAINIVKLQEDGAPAWFIRSTMRWARIAVVSGIAMVVLIFLYYVAAPWNFLGRTDPIGAEAGYQQVAARVEQELQKNGASWIGTSDYRTYAMMRWFFRGRVPVVQINERARFMGFRDPGMDLIAGHPGLYVVREPDNTGLLLAGTTAHREPLGTVERSWRGRVMDSYALGKLTGWTPELSPPPDSPLYQWRWLAGDLDGTPRA; from the coding sequence ATGACCGTGGTCCGCATCGTCTATGCGGGCATGCTCGATCTGCGGACCGATGAAGCCTATTACTGGACCTGGTCGAAGGAACTGCAGCTCTGCTTCCTCGATCATCCGCCGATGATTGCCTGGTTCATTCGGTTGGGCACCACGCTGTTCGGCGATACCAATCTCGGTGTCCGCTTCGCCGGCATTGTTGCCATGGGCGCGACGCAGGTCCTGCTCGGCGACATCGTTCGCCGGGTGACGCACAATACCGGCGCCGTGATCCTTGCCGTGATGCTGCCGGAAGCCGCGTTGTATTACGGCCTGCTGATGGCCAAGGTCGCGCCGGATATTGCGGCGATTCCGTTTGCGCTCGCGATGATCTGGGCGCTGGTCCTGATGGCCGAGAGCGATGACGGCCGCTGGTGGCTTGCGGCCGGCCTGTTCGGCGGGCTCGCGCTGCTGTCCAAATTTACCGTCGTCATGCTGCTGCCGGCGGTCGCAGCGTTCCTGCTGGTGCCGGCGTGGCGCACCCGCTGGCTCCTCAGTCCCTATCCCTGGTGCGGAGCGCTGATCGCGCTGATCGTGTTCTCGCCGGCGCTGATCTGGAACGCGCAGCATGACTGGGCCTCGTTTCGATTCCAGTTCGTCCGCGCCACCGCGCCGCATGATTTCTCGTGGGCGACGCTCGGCGACTATATCGGGCTGCAGCTCGGACAGGTCGGCTTCGTCCTGTTCCCGGTCACGCTCACGGCGCTCACGCTGACGGCCTGGCGCGGCTATCGCAGCCGTGAGCCCGTGGCGATCCTGCTGTCGACCGCTGTGCTGTTGCCGTTCCTCTACTTCCTTCGTAAGTCTCTCACGCTTCGCATCGGCGACACCTGGCCGATGTTCATGTGGCCGATCGGGTTCGCCGCCGTCGCGATCAACATCGTCAAGCTGCAGGAGGACGGCGCGCCGGCCTGGTTCATCCGCTCGACCATGCGCTGGGCGCGCATCGCGGTCGTCAGCGGCATTGCCATGGTCGTGCTGATCTTCCTCTATTACGTCGCGGCGCCCTGGAATTTCCTTGGTCGAACCGACCCGATCGGGGCCGAGGCGGGTTATCAGCAGGTGGCGGCGCGGGTGGAGCAGGAGCTGCAGAAGAACGGCGCCAGCTGGATCGGGACTTCGGACTATCGCACTTATGCGATGATGCGCTGGTTCTTCCGAGGGCGCGTGCCCGTGGTCCAGATCAACGAGCGCGCCCGCTTCATGGGCTTTCGTGATCCCGGCATGGATCTGATCGCGGGACATCCGGGCCTCTATGTCGTGCGCGAGCCGGACAACACCGGCCTGCTGCTCGCCGGCACCACCGCACACCGCGAACCGCTTGGCACGGTGGAGCGGAGCTGGCGCGGCCGCGTCATGGATAGCTACGCGCTGGGCAAGCTGACGGGCTGGACGCCGGAGCTGTCGCCGCCGCCGGACTCGCCGCTGTATCAATGGCGTTGGCTCGCCGGTGATCTCGACGGCACGCCGCGCGCCTGA
- a CDS encoding glutathione S-transferase family protein: protein MTADDTITLYYSPQTRAAGARVLLEELGAPYDLHVLNMKAGEQRKPEFLAINPLGKVPTVGHRGEIVTEQVAIFIYLADLFPKAGLTPALDDPMRGPYLRWIAYYGSSFEPAVIDHFMKREPAPVTQSPYADYDTMLSALEQQLAKGPYLLGDRLTAADILWGIALNWTMMFGIVPRRDVFVRYAERITSRPAFQRVTAADVEMAAQHPAAAGG from the coding sequence ATGACCGCCGACGACACCATCACGCTGTATTATTCCCCGCAGACCCGCGCCGCCGGCGCCCGCGTCCTGCTCGAGGAGCTCGGCGCGCCCTATGATCTCCATGTCCTCAACATGAAGGCGGGTGAGCAGCGCAAGCCGGAATTCCTCGCGATCAATCCGCTCGGCAAGGTGCCGACGGTCGGCCATCGCGGAGAGATCGTCACCGAGCAGGTCGCGATCTTCATCTATCTGGCTGATCTGTTTCCCAAGGCTGGCCTGACGCCGGCGCTCGACGATCCCATGCGCGGGCCCTATCTGCGCTGGATCGCCTATTACGGCTCCTCGTTCGAGCCGGCGGTGATCGACCATTTCATGAAGCGCGAGCCCGCCCCCGTCACACAGTCGCCTTACGCCGATTACGACACCATGCTGTCAGCCCTGGAGCAGCAGCTCGCCAAGGGCCCCTATCTTCTCGGCGACCGCCTGACCGCCGCCGACATCCTCTGGGGCATCGCGCTGAACTGGACCATGATGTTCGGCATCGTCCCGCGCAGGGACGTGTTCGTGCGTTATGCGGAGCGGATCACGTCGCGCCCGGCGTTTCAGCGGGTGACCGCGGCGGACGTGGAAATGGCCGCGCAGCACCCGGCGGCGGCTGGCGGATGA